One genomic segment of Actinoplanes ianthinogenes includes these proteins:
- the gatA gene encoding Asp-tRNA(Asn)/Glu-tRNA(Gln) amidotransferase subunit GatA, whose protein sequence is MSDLTKLSAAALSGMIAKREVSAVEVATAHLDRITAVEERVHAFLHVDREGALAAAKKVDDGEITGPLAGVPIAVKDVVTTKGIPTTAASKILEGWKPPYDATIVERLKAAGMPILGKTNMDEFAMGSSTEYSAYGPTNNPWDLGRIPGGSGGGSAAALAAYEAPLAIGTDTGGSIRQPGAVTGTVGAKPTYGGTSRYGLIAFSSSLDTPGPCARTVEDTALLHAVIAGHDPRDSTSIAQPVPDVVAAARRGLQGDLTGVKLGIVKEFAGDGSEPGVVAAFKESLEALVKLGAEVVEVSCPHFQYALPAYYLIAPSECSSNLARFDGVRYGLRAGDDGQHSLEEVMSLTREAGFGPEVKRRIIIGTYALSSGYYDAYYGQAQKVRTLITRDFEAAFEKVDVLVSPTTPFVAFPFGSRTSDPYQMYLADLFTIPTNLYGGPAISVPCGLSEGLPVGFQIMAPTLADDRMYRVAGALESAVGTFTPPAL, encoded by the coding sequence GTGAGCGACCTGACCAAGTTGAGCGCGGCCGCCCTGAGCGGGATGATCGCGAAGCGTGAGGTGTCGGCCGTCGAGGTCGCCACCGCCCACCTCGACCGGATCACGGCCGTCGAGGAGCGGGTGCACGCGTTCCTGCACGTGGACCGCGAGGGTGCGCTCGCCGCGGCGAAAAAGGTCGACGACGGTGAGATCACCGGCCCGCTGGCCGGGGTGCCGATCGCGGTGAAGGACGTGGTGACCACCAAGGGCATCCCGACCACCGCCGCGTCGAAGATCCTCGAGGGCTGGAAACCGCCGTACGACGCGACCATCGTCGAGCGGCTCAAGGCCGCCGGCATGCCGATCCTCGGCAAGACCAACATGGACGAGTTCGCGATGGGCTCGTCCACCGAGTACTCGGCGTACGGCCCGACGAACAACCCGTGGGACCTGGGCCGGATCCCGGGCGGATCCGGTGGCGGCTCGGCCGCGGCGCTCGCGGCCTACGAGGCCCCGCTCGCGATCGGCACCGACACCGGTGGCTCGATCCGCCAGCCCGGCGCGGTCACCGGCACGGTCGGCGCCAAGCCGACGTACGGCGGCACCTCCCGGTACGGCCTGATCGCCTTCTCGTCGTCCCTCGACACCCCGGGCCCGTGCGCCCGCACCGTCGAGGACACCGCCCTGCTGCACGCGGTGATCGCCGGCCACGACCCGCGCGACTCCACCTCGATCGCGCAGCCGGTGCCGGACGTGGTCGCCGCCGCCCGCCGCGGCCTGCAGGGCGACCTGACCGGCGTGAAGCTCGGCATCGTCAAGGAGTTCGCCGGTGACGGCTCCGAGCCGGGCGTCGTGGCCGCGTTCAAGGAGTCCCTGGAGGCGCTGGTCAAGCTGGGTGCCGAGGTCGTCGAGGTGTCCTGCCCGCACTTCCAGTACGCCCTCCCGGCCTACTACCTGATCGCCCCCAGCGAGTGCTCGTCCAACCTGGCCCGCTTCGACGGCGTGCGCTACGGCCTGCGCGCCGGCGACGACGGCCAGCACTCGCTCGAGGAGGTCATGTCGCTGACCCGCGAGGCCGGCTTCGGCCCGGAGGTCAAGCGCCGGATCATCATCGGCACGTACGCGCTGTCCAGCGGCTACTACGACGCCTACTACGGTCAGGCGCAGAAGGTCCGGACGCTGATCACCCGCGACTTCGAGGCCGCCTTCGAGAAGGTGGACGTGCTGGTCTCGCCGACCACGCCGTTCGTCGCGTTCCCGTTCGGCTCGCGGACCAGCGACCCGTACCAGATGTACCTGGCCGACCTGTTCACCATCCCGACGAACCTGTACGGCGGCCCGGCCATCTCGGTCCCGTGCGGTCTCTCCGAGGGGCTGCCGGTCGGCTTCCAGATCATGGCCCCGACCTTGGCCGACGACCGGATGTACCGGGTCGCCGGCGCCCTGGAGTCCGCGGTCGGCACGTTCACCCCGCCGGCGCTCTGA
- the gatC gene encoding Asp-tRNA(Asn)/Glu-tRNA(Gln) amidotransferase subunit GatC, which translates to MAAISREEVAHLARLSRLAVTEEELDRFAGQLDVILQSVARVGEVAAEDIPPTSHSVPLTNVYRDDVPQPSLTQDAALSGAPDAYEGRFRVPRILDEED; encoded by the coding sequence ATGGCCGCCATCTCCCGCGAAGAGGTAGCGCACCTGGCGCGCCTGTCGCGGCTCGCCGTGACCGAAGAGGAGCTCGATCGATTCGCGGGGCAGCTCGACGTGATCCTGCAATCGGTCGCCCGGGTCGGTGAGGTGGCCGCGGAGGACATTCCGCCGACCTCGCACTCGGTGCCGCTGACCAACGTGTACCGCGACGACGTTCCCCAGCCGAGCCTCACGCAGGACGCCGCCCTCTCCGGGGCGCCGGATGCGTACGAGGGCCGGTTCCGGGTGCCGCGCATCCTGGACGAGGAGGACTGA